Proteins encoded within one genomic window of Methanothrix harundinacea 6Ac:
- a CDS encoding class I SAM-dependent methyltransferase, with protein MPYTQDDSTDSWNRNADAWHRNFGRNDPNRRDLLDPIILEALGDVGGKRILDAGCGDGYLSRKLAELGAAVTAVEASSQMLAFALAEEEAEPLSIRYHEGDIAHLPFLADRSFDAVVTNNVIQDAADFEGSFRELSRLLRPGGIYLHIVNHPCFSAPVFGWVKDGEGRKLYRKVDRYFDRGPFLVPWGPRSGMEPTVAWHRTLGDTVNSLISSGFRLLRLLEPEPPESWTTLHPERLDASRVPDFLVLVCRKEEADP; from the coding sequence ATGCCTTATACCCAGGACGATAGCACCGATAGCTGGAACCGCAATGCAGATGCCTGGCACCGGAACTTCGGCAGAAACGATCCCAACCGTCGAGATCTCCTGGACCCCATAATCCTCGAGGCCCTGGGAGACGTCGGGGGTAAACGGATCCTCGATGCCGGCTGTGGCGATGGCTACCTCAGCCGGAAGCTGGCAGAACTGGGCGCCGCCGTCACCGCCGTGGAGGCATCGTCTCAGATGCTGGCATTTGCTCTGGCAGAAGAGGAAGCAGAGCCCCTATCCATCAGGTATCATGAAGGGGATATAGCCCACCTCCCCTTCCTGGCCGACCGCTCTTTTGACGCCGTGGTCACCAACAACGTCATCCAGGACGCCGCAGATTTCGAGGGGTCCTTCAGGGAGTTAAGCCGCCTCCTCCGACCAGGAGGCATCTATCTCCACATCGTAAACCATCCGTGTTTCTCCGCCCCCGTCTTCGGATGGGTGAAGGACGGCGAAGGAAGAAAGCTGTACAGGAAGGTCGACCGCTACTTCGATCGGGGACCGTTCCTCGTCCCCTGGGGCCCGAGATCCGGCATGGAGCCGACGGTGGCCTGGCATCGGACCCTCGGTGATACGGTGAACTCCCTGATCTCTTCTGGATTTCGCCTCTTGAGGCTCCTGGAACCCGAACCTCCCGAATCCTGGACCACCCTCCATCCGGAGCGGCTTGACGCCTCCCGGGTCCCCGATTTTCTCGTCCTCGTCTGCAGAAAGGAGGAGGCCGATCCCTAA
- a CDS encoding MTAP family purine nucleoside phosphorylase: MNGKIAVIGGTGFEVGGEPSLIDTPYGRLMAAATELCGREVLFIPRHGEAHLPPHRVNYRALLWAARASGAVRVVSTNTVGSMAWHPVGSLVIPTDFVDFTKSRPSTFFEEEAVHVDLTAPYCPEVRRALAAGAEAAGALVSDGIYVCTEGPHLESPAQIRMLRQFGDVVGMTGYPEVVLARELELCYASICIVTNPAAGMRKDSMSAAEIRTEMAISARLLREVIEAAITMIPEERGCSCGRALAEARL, from the coding sequence ATGAATGGTAAGATCGCGGTGATCGGAGGAACGGGGTTTGAGGTCGGGGGCGAGCCTTCCCTCATCGATACCCCCTACGGCCGGCTGATGGCGGCGGCGACGGAGCTTTGCGGCCGGGAGGTCCTCTTCATCCCGCGCCACGGCGAGGCCCACCTCCCACCCCACCGGGTGAACTACCGGGCCCTCCTCTGGGCGGCAAGGGCCTCCGGGGCGGTCCGGGTCGTCTCCACCAACACTGTGGGGTCGATGGCCTGGCACCCCGTAGGAAGCCTCGTCATCCCCACCGACTTCGTCGATTTCACCAAATCGAGGCCCTCGACCTTCTTCGAGGAAGAGGCGGTCCACGTCGATCTGACTGCGCCCTACTGCCCCGAGGTTAGGCGGGCCCTGGCGGCGGGGGCGGAGGCGGCCGGCGCTCTCGTCTCCGACGGGATATACGTCTGCACCGAGGGGCCCCACCTGGAGAGCCCGGCTCAGATCAGGATGCTCCGGCAGTTTGGCGACGTCGTCGGCATGACCGGCTACCCCGAGGTCGTCCTAGCCCGGGAGCTGGAGCTATGTTACGCCTCGATCTGCATCGTAACAAACCCCGCCGCCGGGATGAGGAAAGATTCGATGTCTGCGGCGGAGATCAGAACCGAGATGGCGATATCCGCCCGGCTTCTGAGGGAGGTCATAGAGGCTGCCATAACGATGATCCCCGAGGAGAGGGGCTGCTCCTGCGGTCGGGCCCTCGCCGAGGCGAGGCTATGA